From one Lycorma delicatula isolate Av1 chromosome 2, ASM4794821v1, whole genome shotgun sequence genomic stretch:
- the LOC142318842 gene encoding uncharacterized protein LOC142318842, with protein sequence MYYFTLWCVLLLTLGPLVQVRGSHLKTDKNVQLQYHKDKLKALFNTFLDTSVNTLYQRHNDILKTIEENVAMLKKLPQMCSSQGNQETEIIKSKAIRDFDYCYNLTTQLHAVKQLLYNGTDLFVEISLDISDIVTKLTVCNLKPYIQQLGCFLNVIQILDDDVQTVVPEVKNFLSSVISTTTVLLADLTNCYIPSGKLKENLEEITNAASVCSLKYKFLTDEIN encoded by the coding sequence GTAAGAGGAAGtcatttaaaaactgataaaaatgtacAACTGCAATATCATAAGGATAAACTTAAAGcactttttaatacatttctagaCACATCAGTAAATACACTATATCAAAGGCATAATGACATACTAAAAACCATTGAAGAAAACGTTGCAATGTTAAAGAAATTACCACAGATGTGTTCTTCACAAGGAAATCAAGAGACTGAGATTATAAAAAGTAAAGCTATACGAGACTTTgactattgttataatttaaccACTCAGTTGCATGCAGTAAAACAACTTCTGTATAATGGTACAGATCTTTTTGTTGAAATAAGTCTTGATATAAGTGACATTGTAACTAAATTGACAGTATGTAATTTGAAACCGTACATACAACAGCTAGGTTGTTTTCtaaatgtaattcaaatattGGATGATGATGTTCAGACAGTTGTTCCAGAAGTAAAGAACTTTTTGTCATCAGTAATTTCTACAACTACAGTTTTATTAGCTGATCTCACCAACTGCTATATACCTAgtggaaaattaaaagaaaacctaGAAGAAATAACAAATGCAGCATCAGTCTGCAGTctaaagtacaaatttttaacagatgaaataaattaa